One Candidatus Nitrososphaera evergladensis SR1 genomic window carries:
- the fsa gene encoding fructose-6-phosphate aldolase translates to MKIFLDTANLESIKKYNDMGLVDGITTNPTLLSREKENPAQIMREIVRIVKGPVSLEVVGTTYDSMMEEAHRLKKYGKNVVVKIPMLPDGMRAVKKLKEEGIETNVTLVFSANQAVIAAKAGASYVSPFIGRLDDAGQDGMTLVREIVQIFSNYKFTTNVLVASVRHPMHVIEAGKIGAHVVTLPPDILGKMMAHPLTDKGLASFLADWEKVKKENPNLSF, encoded by the coding sequence ATGAAGATCTTTCTTGACACGGCCAACCTTGAATCTATAAAAAAGTACAACGACATGGGCCTCGTTGACGGCATCACCACCAACCCTACTCTTTTGTCAAGGGAGAAGGAAAACCCGGCACAGATCATGCGCGAAATCGTGCGCATCGTCAAGGGCCCTGTGAGCCTGGAGGTCGTGGGCACCACCTACGACAGCATGATGGAAGAAGCGCACAGGCTGAAAAAATACGGCAAAAACGTCGTCGTCAAGATACCGATGCTCCCCGATGGCATGAGGGCGGTCAAAAAGCTCAAGGAGGAGGGCATAGAGACAAACGTCACGCTGGTATTCTCTGCAAACCAGGCGGTGATTGCTGCAAAGGCGGGCGCATCGTACGTCAGCCCGTTCATAGGCAGGCTGGACGACGCGGGGCAGGACGGCATGACACTGGTACGGGAGATAGTGCAGATCTTTAGCAATTACAAGTTCACGACAAACGTGCTTGTTGCAAGCGTGCGCCACCCTATGCACGTGATAGAGGCCGGCAAGATCGGCGCCCACGTAGTTACGCTGCCCCCTGACATCCTTGGCAAGATGATGGCACACCCGCTAACCGACAAGGGCCTCGCATCATTTCTTGCAGACTGGGAAAAGGTAAAGAAGGAAAACCCGAACCTGTCGTTCTAG
- a CDS encoding transketolase family protein yields the protein MLLSSEKKTADMRGAYGDALVELGKTDSRIVCVGGDTTDSLKTKKFGDKYPERMFNVGIAEANLVSIAAGLAIAGKVAFASTYAAFIPGRAVDQIRNAICYPALNVKLVVSHGGLTVGPDGASHQQIEDLSATRAMPNMRVTVPADAVAVRHLIKAMVDTPGPFYMRLARPTTELVYAESTPADQFRVGRGNVLVDGSDATIIACGLMVGKALEAASALKREEGISARVVDMFTIKPIDFDLVAKCAKETGAIATAEEHNIIGGLGGAVSEAAGETYPVPIKRVGVRDTFGESARDEEVDTLLDKYGLTATEIAKAVIEARSRIRK from the coding sequence ATGCTATTAAGTAGCGAGAAAAAGACGGCAGACATGAGGGGCGCGTACGGCGACGCCTTGGTAGAACTTGGCAAGACCGACTCGCGCATAGTCTGCGTCGGGGGAGACACCACCGACTCGCTCAAGACCAAGAAATTTGGCGACAAGTACCCCGAGCGCATGTTCAACGTGGGAATCGCAGAGGCAAACCTCGTCTCAATAGCCGCCGGCCTGGCAATTGCAGGCAAGGTGGCGTTTGCAAGCACTTATGCGGCTTTTATACCTGGAAGGGCAGTCGACCAGATCCGAAACGCCATATGCTATCCTGCGCTCAACGTCAAGCTGGTAGTGTCGCACGGCGGGCTCACGGTCGGCCCGGACGGCGCGTCGCACCAGCAGATTGAAGACCTTAGCGCTACTCGCGCCATGCCAAACATGCGCGTCACCGTCCCTGCAGACGCAGTTGCAGTCAGGCACCTGATAAAGGCCATGGTAGACACGCCGGGCCCCTTTTACATGCGCCTTGCAAGGCCGACTACAGAGCTTGTCTATGCAGAATCTACTCCGGCGGACCAGTTCAGGGTCGGCAGGGGCAACGTGCTTGTGGACGGCTCTGACGCGACTATAATAGCGTGCGGCTTGATGGTTGGAAAAGCGCTGGAAGCGGCAAGCGCGCTAAAGCGCGAGGAGGGCATCTCTGCAAGGGTTGTCGACATGTTCACTATAAAACCAATCGACTTTGACCTCGTGGCAAAATGCGCCAAGGAAACAGGCGCGATTGCCACCGCCGAAGAGCACAACATCATCGGAGGCCTAGGCGGGGCGGTGTCAGAGGCGGCAGGCGAGACATATCCGGTTCCAATAAAGCGCGTCGGCGTGCGCGACACGTTTGGCGAGTCGGCAAGGGACGAGGAAGTTGACACGCTCTTGGACAAGTACGGCCTGACCGCAACAGAAATAGCAAAGGCAGTAATTGAAGCAAGGAGCAGGATTAGAAAATAA
- a CDS encoding ribulose-phosphate 3-epimerase, whose amino-acid sequence MGFDMRYLELKRKVREVRMWAIQGIAEAGSGHPGASFSAAEIMSTLYFRRMRHDPKDPSWQERDYFINSKAHSAPGYYSTLAVAGYFPPEELKTLRKLGSRLQGHPVRYSERQKDHSVPGIEYSGGSEGIGLSVGVGIALASKLDGKKNRVYVMIGDGESNEGQIWEASMAAAKFKLDNLVAVLDRNRIQQDGFTEDIMPLDPAKNKWEAFNWQVFEVDGHRVEQLVDALNRAAQVKDKPVMIVANTVKGNGIRHMANNPQWHGKAPSKKQTPVLLEELESEYFIAPSIIAGEKENYEDKIRKVEREGVEMIHLDVMDGKFVPNTTFLADTIKRLRRVTALPFDAHLMIEKPLAHIDEYIDARCDVITVHAEACNEDEFVQIQDRCLAAGISPGIAINPKTDVPEWLYPHISNVDVVIVMSVNPGFAGQKFMPEVLPKMVAVNKKLREHGFKGYIEADGGIDSTTLPQVYDAGARIFVAGNAVYGNTDVHTAVIQLRHKAAVALERKLLDHATRLGIRSDWMKARKHILIPYASELGIEAELHAIK is encoded by the coding sequence ATGGGATTTGACATGCGCTATCTGGAACTAAAGAGAAAGGTACGCGAGGTCCGCATGTGGGCCATTCAGGGAATCGCGGAGGCCGGCTCTGGCCACCCCGGCGCGTCATTTTCAGCCGCAGAGATAATGAGCACGCTCTACTTCCGCAGGATGAGACACGACCCAAAAGACCCGTCTTGGCAAGAGCGCGACTACTTCATCAATTCAAAGGCGCATTCTGCGCCCGGCTACTATTCCACGCTTGCGGTGGCAGGCTATTTCCCGCCGGAGGAGTTGAAAACTCTGCGCAAGCTGGGGTCGCGCCTTCAGGGCCACCCCGTGCGCTATTCGGAGCGCCAGAAGGACCACAGCGTGCCCGGAATCGAGTATTCTGGAGGGTCAGAAGGCATCGGGCTGTCTGTAGGTGTCGGCATCGCGCTTGCAAGCAAGCTGGACGGCAAGAAAAACCGCGTCTATGTCATGATAGGCGACGGCGAGTCAAACGAGGGCCAGATATGGGAGGCCTCGATGGCGGCTGCAAAGTTCAAGCTTGACAACCTGGTCGCGGTGCTTGACAGGAACCGCATCCAGCAGGACGGCTTTACCGAGGACATCATGCCCCTTGACCCGGCAAAGAACAAGTGGGAGGCGTTCAACTGGCAGGTGTTTGAAGTCGACGGCCACCGCGTCGAACAATTGGTGGACGCGCTAAACAGGGCGGCCCAGGTAAAGGACAAGCCGGTGATGATAGTCGCAAACACGGTCAAGGGAAACGGCATACGCCACATGGCCAACAACCCGCAGTGGCACGGAAAGGCGCCGTCGAAAAAGCAGACCCCGGTGCTCCTTGAAGAGCTGGAAAGCGAATACTTCATAGCGCCCTCTATAATCGCCGGCGAGAAGGAGAACTACGAGGACAAGATACGCAAGGTCGAGCGCGAGGGGGTGGAGATGATACACCTCGACGTCATGGATGGCAAGTTCGTGCCAAACACCACGTTCCTTGCAGACACGATAAAGCGCCTGCGGCGCGTGACTGCGCTTCCGTTTGACGCGCACCTGATGATAGAAAAGCCTCTTGCGCACATTGACGAGTACATCGACGCGCGCTGCGACGTCATCACGGTCCACGCGGAGGCGTGCAATGAGGATGAGTTCGTGCAGATACAGGACAGGTGCCTGGCAGCAGGCATCAGCCCCGGGATCGCCATAAACCCCAAGACGGACGTACCGGAGTGGCTGTACCCGCACATCTCAAACGTCGACGTCGTGATTGTCATGTCGGTCAACCCCGGCTTTGCAGGCCAAAAATTCATGCCCGAAGTGCTCCCAAAGATGGTGGCCGTGAACAAGAAACTTCGCGAGCACGGCTTTAAAGGATACATAGAGGCCGACGGCGGCATTGATTCAACAACATTGCCGCAGGTGTACGACGCCGGCGCGCGCATATTTGTGGCTGGCAACGCCGTCTATGGCAACACCGACGTGCACACCGCGGTGATACAGCTGCGCCACAAGGCAGCAGTGGCGCTTGAGAGGAAGCTTCTTGACCACGCAACGCGCCTTGGCATAAGGAGCGACTGGATGAAAGCGCGTAAACATATATTGATTCCGTACGCTTCCGAACTTGGGATAGAGGCGGAGCTCCATGCTATTAAGTAG
- a CDS encoding leucyl aminopeptidase yields MVQIRVEKAKIDQKQTSLLVIGVFEGEQDFSQSKELDPSVLTYIKEALENKDFRGTFGSSMVAYTLGKGPMKKIMLLGLGKREKFTDEMARICAGKAAHRARDLGTKEFSILQFSNLDEGLVESMTEGIALALYTFDKYKAQDKDAARVEEVTILINSDSPRFSMIAERASHVADAVNFARDLGNLPPNDCPPAHLASVALSLAADYGMKARVIDRYELENMNMGGIVAVGKGSNNPPKLIILEYNGATASDARPYLLVGKAVTFDTGGISLKPGDKMDEMKFDKCGGCNVLAILRAVASLKLAVNVVGIVPSVENMPSSTAYRPGDIVRMYSGKTVEVLNTDAEGRMILADALAYGIATYNPKAVIDMATLTGAAIIALGANVAALVGNNKQLTDRVRRMAEKAGERVWDLPLYDEFHEQIKSPYADIKNIGGRSGGAITAAAFLSNFVSGTPWVHMDIAGTAWTQDGTYERSYNPKGATGFGIRTLLKLLGEEEKPSASSSSAQGQQQQ; encoded by the coding sequence ATGGTCCAGATCAGGGTAGAAAAGGCCAAGATCGATCAAAAGCAGACGTCGCTTCTGGTTATCGGCGTGTTTGAAGGCGAGCAGGATTTCTCGCAGTCCAAGGAGCTTGACCCGTCCGTTCTGACGTACATAAAGGAGGCGCTTGAGAACAAGGATTTCCGGGGGACCTTTGGCTCCAGCATGGTCGCGTACACGCTGGGCAAGGGCCCGATGAAAAAGATAATGCTCCTTGGCCTTGGCAAGCGTGAAAAATTCACCGACGAGATGGCAAGGATATGCGCCGGCAAGGCGGCGCACCGCGCAAGGGACCTTGGCACAAAGGAGTTTTCAATATTGCAGTTCTCAAACCTCGACGAGGGGCTCGTGGAATCCATGACGGAAGGCATCGCGCTTGCGCTATACACCTTTGACAAGTACAAGGCGCAAGACAAAGACGCCGCCCGCGTCGAAGAGGTCACGATCCTGATAAACTCTGACTCGCCGCGCTTTTCAATGATAGCCGAGCGCGCAAGCCACGTAGCTGATGCCGTCAACTTTGCTCGCGACCTTGGCAATCTGCCTCCAAACGACTGCCCGCCGGCGCACCTTGCGTCGGTGGCGCTCTCCCTTGCGGCCGATTACGGCATGAAGGCCCGCGTGATTGACCGGTACGAGCTTGAGAACATGAACATGGGAGGCATCGTCGCGGTGGGCAAGGGGAGCAACAACCCTCCAAAACTGATAATCCTCGAATACAACGGCGCTACCGCAAGCGACGCCAGGCCCTACCTGCTTGTGGGAAAAGCTGTCACGTTTGACACTGGCGGCATATCGCTCAAGCCGGGCGACAAGATGGACGAGATGAAGTTTGACAAGTGTGGCGGATGCAACGTGCTTGCCATACTTCGCGCAGTGGCCTCGCTAAAGCTTGCGGTAAACGTGGTCGGCATCGTGCCGTCGGTTGAGAACATGCCGTCAAGCACGGCGTACAGGCCCGGCGACATTGTCAGGATGTACAGCGGCAAGACCGTTGAAGTATTGAACACGGACGCCGAAGGGCGCATGATCCTTGCAGACGCACTTGCGTACGGCATTGCCACCTACAACCCAAAGGCAGTCATCGACATGGCGACTCTGACCGGCGCCGCCATAATCGCGCTTGGCGCCAACGTCGCGGCGCTTGTCGGCAACAACAAGCAGCTGACAGACAGGGTGCGCAGGATGGCAGAGAAGGCCGGCGAGCGCGTGTGGGATTTGCCGCTGTACGACGAGTTCCACGAGCAGATAAAAAGCCCGTACGCGGACATTAAAAACATCGGGGGCAGGTCGGGAGGCGCAATAACTGCAGCCGCGTTCCTCTCCAACTTTGTCTCTGGCACGCCGTGGGTCCACATGGACATCGCCGGCACGGCGTGGACGCAGGACGGCACCTACGAGAGAAGCTACAACCCAAAAGGCGCCACAGGCTTTGGCATAAGGACGCTGTTAAAGCTGCTTGGAGAGGAAGAAAAGCCTTCCGCGTCGTCGTCATCCGCACAGGGACAGCAACAGCAATAA
- a CDS encoding ribosome biogenesis/translation initiation ATPase RLI, translating to MGSDDPSSTHRVAVMDYELCQPRKCGLECIVYCPVNKTGGQCIIQREEDGKALISEELCTGCGICIKKCPFDAIVIVNLAKELSEDKIHQYGVNSFRFYRLPTPKKGAVVGLVGRNGMGKSTIVNILSGNMKPNLGKFEGGEPAWNEVLKYFQGTELKAHFEKIANGQLRASIKPQLVYLIPKAFKGTPKELLKKYDERNVSDSLVEELGLKNVLDRDIAALSGGELQRLAVAVAAAKDADYYFFDEPSSYNDVYQRLAVARVMKNLAEQGKSVMVVEHDMTLLDYLSDYVHIIYGEPGAYGIVSALQSTKVGINNFLEGYLPAENVRFREKAFRFDVATAMDDVVEEVTVASYTDVSKAFPSFKLNVAAGKIRRGEIVGMVGANALGKTTFMRMLAGVDKPDSGKIEVGAKISYKPQYLNQDYEGDVRSLLYTAYQSPIENSPAEEQIIIPLGIKKLLEKSVKNLSGGELQKVAVAASLLRQADIYALDEPSAFLDAEDRIAVAKFLQRFVRAQGRSAIIIDHDLQLIDLVSDTLVIFEGKPGIEGHATAPMRKEDGMNRFLQALAITYRRDETTGRPRVNKEGGRLDREQKDSGNYYYTRQPQ from the coding sequence ATGGGAAGCGACGACCCGTCCTCGACCCACCGCGTAGCGGTAATGGACTATGAGCTGTGCCAGCCAAGGAAGTGCGGCCTAGAGTGCATAGTGTACTGTCCTGTTAACAAGACGGGTGGCCAGTGCATAATCCAGCGCGAAGAGGATGGCAAGGCGCTGATATCTGAAGAATTGTGCACGGGCTGCGGCATCTGCATAAAAAAATGCCCCTTTGACGCTATTGTTATAGTCAACCTTGCAAAAGAGCTGTCAGAGGACAAAATTCATCAATACGGCGTCAACTCGTTCCGCTTTTACCGCCTGCCGACCCCTAAAAAAGGCGCGGTAGTGGGCCTCGTGGGTCGAAACGGCATGGGCAAGTCTACAATAGTAAACATCCTTTCCGGGAACATGAAGCCAAACCTCGGCAAGTTCGAGGGCGGCGAGCCTGCGTGGAACGAGGTTCTGAAATATTTCCAGGGCACGGAATTAAAGGCGCACTTTGAAAAGATAGCAAATGGCCAGCTGCGCGCTTCGATAAAGCCGCAGCTCGTATACCTCATTCCAAAGGCGTTCAAGGGCACGCCAAAAGAACTGCTAAAGAAATACGACGAGCGCAACGTCTCTGACAGCCTGGTTGAAGAGCTGGGCCTGAAAAACGTGCTTGACCGCGACATTGCGGCTCTTTCAGGAGGCGAGCTACAGCGCCTCGCAGTCGCAGTGGCGGCGGCAAAGGACGCCGACTATTACTTTTTCGACGAGCCGTCATCGTACAACGACGTGTACCAGCGCCTCGCAGTCGCAAGGGTGATGAAAAACCTTGCAGAGCAGGGCAAGAGCGTGATGGTAGTCGAGCACGACATGACGCTCCTTGACTATTTGTCTGATTATGTGCACATCATATACGGCGAGCCGGGCGCATACGGCATCGTCTCTGCTCTGCAGAGCACCAAGGTCGGGATCAACAACTTCCTCGAAGGCTACTTGCCAGCAGAAAACGTGCGATTCCGTGAAAAGGCGTTCCGCTTTGACGTCGCCACGGCCATGGACGACGTCGTGGAGGAAGTGACAGTTGCAAGCTACACAGACGTTTCAAAGGCGTTCCCGTCGTTCAAGCTGAACGTCGCTGCGGGCAAGATCCGCAGGGGCGAGATAGTGGGCATGGTGGGAGCAAACGCGCTCGGCAAGACGACGTTCATGCGCATGCTTGCCGGCGTCGACAAGCCAGACTCGGGCAAGATAGAGGTGGGGGCCAAGATATCCTACAAGCCGCAGTACCTCAATCAGGACTATGAAGGCGACGTGCGCTCGCTGTTGTACACCGCTTACCAGAGCCCGATTGAAAACTCGCCGGCAGAAGAGCAGATAATTATCCCGCTGGGCATAAAGAAATTGCTTGAAAAGAGCGTCAAGAACCTGAGCGGCGGCGAACTTCAAAAGGTCGCAGTTGCCGCGTCGCTGTTGCGCCAGGCAGACATTTACGCCCTTGACGAGCCGTCCGCGTTTTTGGACGCAGAGGACAGGATAGCCGTCGCAAAATTCCTGCAGCGCTTTGTCAGGGCGCAGGGGCGCTCGGCCATAATAATCGACCACGACCTCCAGCTGATAGACCTGGTATCCGACACGCTGGTGATATTTGAGGGCAAGCCGGGCATCGAAGGCCATGCTACTGCGCCGATGCGCAAGGAAGACGGCATGAACCGCTTTTTGCAGGCACTTGCAATAACCTACAGGCGCGACGAGACCACCGGCAGGCCCCGCGTGAACAAGGAAGGCGGCAGGCTGGACAGGGAGCAAAAGGACTCGGGCAACTATTACTACACAAGGCAGCCACAGTAG
- a CDS encoding class I SAM-dependent methyltransferase, whose translation MPHMLKNVLAGVLTAEEASQVYSAFDQVGDIVIIKIPDSLAAKKQVIAEAILANVKTAKTVFAQASAVKGDYRIRELEFVAGENRTITEYREHGCRFRVDVARAYFSPRLSTERQRIASLVQDRETIVNMFAGIGTYSIIIAKAVKTCRVYSIDSNSVAHDLCIENAKINKVADRVVPICADASEAIKSQLAGVADRVIMPLPERAKEFVEPAVLALKKHGGVVHYFAHVKADGKQKAKEEAGAKDAKEVFAPYSYEILGTTVVREVGPRIYQIVADVKITKK comes from the coding sequence ATGCCGCACATGCTCAAAAACGTGCTGGCCGGCGTGCTTACTGCAGAGGAGGCGTCGCAGGTCTATTCCGCCTTTGACCAGGTGGGCGACATTGTCATCATAAAAATCCCTGACAGCCTCGCTGCAAAAAAGCAGGTGATTGCAGAGGCAATACTTGCAAACGTCAAGACTGCAAAGACAGTGTTTGCGCAGGCGTCAGCTGTAAAGGGCGACTATCGCATCCGCGAATTGGAATTTGTCGCAGGCGAGAACCGCACTATCACGGAATACCGGGAACACGGCTGCCGGTTCAGAGTCGACGTTGCGCGCGCCTACTTTTCGCCACGCCTGTCGACAGAGCGCCAGCGCATCGCAAGCCTCGTGCAGGACCGTGAAACAATAGTCAACATGTTCGCCGGCATCGGCACGTACTCGATAATAATCGCCAAGGCGGTCAAGACGTGCAGGGTGTACAGCATTGACTCCAACTCTGTGGCACACGACTTGTGCATTGAAAATGCCAAGATAAACAAGGTCGCCGACCGCGTCGTGCCAATATGCGCCGACGCTTCTGAAGCAATAAAGTCGCAACTGGCCGGCGTCGCAGACAGGGTGATAATGCCGCTGCCGGAAAGGGCAAAAGAATTTGTCGAGCCGGCCGTGCTTGCCCTGAAAAAGCACGGAGGGGTCGTGCACTATTTTGCCCACGTCAAGGCAGATGGCAAGCAAAAGGCAAAAGAAGAGGCAGGCGCAAAGGACGCGAAAGAGGTGTTTGCACCCTACAGCTATGAAATCTTGGGGACAACCGTCGTGCGGGAAGTCGGCCCGCGCATCTACCAGATTGTTGCAGACGTGAAAATCACGAAGAAGTAG
- a CDS encoding transcriptional regulator, with translation MKGNKGAGAALLAAAIIVFFAYAYAMFGTQYSMIIMKATMVGAVGVLLAVLGWIGYTMLTAPKEDKTATSS, from the coding sequence GTGAAAGGCAACAAGGGCGCAGGTGCGGCCCTTTTAGCTGCTGCAATAATCGTGTTTTTCGCCTACGCCTACGCCATGTTTGGAACGCAGTACAGCATGATAATAATGAAGGCCACGATGGTGGGCGCTGTGGGCGTACTCCTTGCGGTGCTTGGCTGGATAGGCTACACGATGCTGACTGCGCCGAAGGAAGACAAGACAGCTACTTCTTCGTGA
- a CDS encoding dodecin family protein encodes MVFKYIDILGESTKSFEDAVQNAITETAKTVKDIRTAEVMKMNAIVNSDKIVEYQAVVRVAFRVRRKEG; translated from the coding sequence ATGGTTTTCAAGTACATCGACATCCTAGGTGAGTCGACCAAGAGCTTTGAAGACGCAGTACAGAATGCAATAACAGAGACCGCCAAGACCGTCAAAGACATCCGCACAGCCGAGGTGATGAAGATGAACGCCATTGTCAACAGCGACAAGATAGTAGAGTATCAGGCGGTGGTGCGCGTCGCGTTCAGGGTCCGCCGGAAGGAAGGCTGA
- a CDS encoding MCP four helix bundle domain-containing protein: MDFKNRLILFFILIAVIPIIALSAVSTVTIIKFKDQIANIYSGYVTNVELLSKNKGDLLGMRSDLIQFASSPDPAQKKAGITHMMLLKNGIASTAGNYKTIEDLPGDFLPAEGVDLSKISADETVLVGTIAQQWKDYGTKVEDLAILSTDPSFSPQAQAEALQLVAQTDKLVSSYNDLLAVDAQIGEASRAQSQQVMQLAFFYGGLASAISAACATAAAILISKRVVLGDLVRMTKLELVETTLRDLIGGGSDALLQMVKSQMSQEGEGQVPRTVTVADVPSAVVPSASEDDVIIGKKKAKAFIEDDDPSAAAGRPTWAFAEDTDNNNSNSLKPTASAASKTKAFAARDLPAPPRVIDSYKGKLVLLNASRRFGHAAKALEDLLASPNTIVLTRKGSNIYYRITAQDNKSRLYILQSSSAGAGGFEEGSSSRKNNSDHVIPSDNEEKIAHEIESMIRKNPGSTILIDSATELIYTLGFEKAFSLLRRVSEVVSSYEGAGAVVLVNAKAHEPRIMEAISNIANDFVD, from the coding sequence TTGGATTTTAAGAACAGGCTCATCCTGTTTTTCATCCTAATAGCGGTTATACCAATTATCGCGCTTTCAGCCGTCTCGACGGTCACGATAATCAAGTTCAAGGACCAGATAGCCAACATCTATTCTGGCTACGTCACAAACGTGGAACTGCTCTCAAAGAACAAGGGCGACCTGCTGGGAATGAGGTCTGACCTGATCCAGTTCGCAAGCTCGCCAGATCCTGCGCAGAAAAAGGCCGGCATAACACACATGATGCTGCTCAAAAACGGAATCGCCTCGACTGCGGGAAACTACAAGACAATTGAGGACCTGCCGGGCGACTTTTTGCCTGCGGAAGGAGTCGACCTGAGCAAGATATCGGCCGACGAGACCGTGCTTGTAGGGACCATAGCCCAGCAATGGAAGGATTATGGCACAAAGGTGGAGGACCTTGCGATACTGTCCACCGACCCGTCGTTTTCGCCCCAGGCACAGGCAGAGGCGCTGCAGCTTGTGGCGCAGACCGACAAGCTTGTGTCGTCATACAATGACCTGCTCGCAGTTGATGCACAGATAGGCGAGGCGTCTCGCGCCCAGTCGCAACAGGTGATGCAGCTGGCCTTCTTTTACGGCGGCCTTGCGTCTGCAATCTCGGCCGCGTGCGCTACTGCAGCGGCAATACTCATCTCAAAGAGGGTGGTGCTTGGCGACCTCGTGCGCATGACAAAGCTAGAGCTCGTCGAGACCACGCTCCGAGACCTCATTGGCGGGGGCTCTGACGCCCTGCTCCAGATGGTAAAGAGCCAGATGTCGCAGGAGGGTGAAGGCCAGGTGCCTCGCACCGTTACTGTTGCAGACGTGCCGTCGGCCGTGGTGCCGTCTGCAAGCGAGGACGACGTGATCATTGGCAAGAAAAAGGCCAAGGCGTTTATCGAAGACGACGACCCGTCGGCGGCTGCAGGAAGGCCAACCTGGGCCTTTGCCGAGGACACTGACAATAATAATAGTAATAGTCTAAAGCCGACTGCTTCTGCCGCTAGCAAGACAAAGGCTTTTGCTGCAAGAGATTTGCCCGCTCCTCCAAGGGTCATCGACAGTTACAAGGGCAAACTCGTTCTCCTCAACGCAAGCAGGAGGTTTGGCCATGCTGCAAAGGCGCTTGAAGACCTGCTTGCAAGCCCAAACACTATTGTCCTTACAAGGAAGGGGAGCAACATCTACTATCGCATCACAGCGCAGGACAACAAGTCCAGGTTATACATACTCCAGTCATCATCAGCAGGAGCCGGCGGCTTTGAGGAGGGCAGTAGCAGCAGAAAAAACAACTCTGATCATGTGATTCCATCGGACAACGAGGAAAAGATAGCCCATGAGATAGAGTCGATGATCAGGAAAAACCCGGGTTCGACCATCCTCATCGACAGCGCGACAGAGCTGATATACACGCTTGGGTTTGAAAAGGCGTTTTCTCTTTTGCGCCGCGTGTCAGAGGTTGTCTCTTCCTATGAAGGCGCGGGCGCAGTCGTGCTTGTAAACGCCAAAGCCCACGAGCCAAGGATAATGGAAGCAATAAGCAACATCGCAAACGACTTTGTAGACTAA
- the rimI gene encoding ribosomal protein S18-alanine N-acetyltransferase has product MQTALRKVGDDYVIRRCEESDLQAVIDINMAALPEHYSDYFFESILRELPEAFIVAEMGGKVIGYIMCKIEFGFSNFRKLGFVKKGHVVSVAVLDEHRGKGVGKALMLEGINGVLHRKADEIYLEVRVSNTSAIKMYERLRFETKSRLRSYYRDGEDAYLMALELA; this is encoded by the coding sequence TTGCAGACTGCCCTGCGAAAAGTAGGCGACGACTATGTCATACGCCGCTGCGAAGAAAGCGACCTTCAGGCAGTAATAGACATCAACATGGCCGCCCTGCCAGAGCATTATTCAGACTATTTCTTTGAATCGATATTGAGGGAGCTCCCTGAGGCGTTCATCGTGGCCGAGATGGGGGGCAAGGTAATTGGCTACATCATGTGCAAGATCGAGTTTGGCTTTTCCAACTTTCGGAAGCTGGGCTTTGTGAAAAAGGGCCACGTCGTCTCTGTAGCAGTGCTTGACGAGCACAGGGGCAAGGGCGTAGGCAAGGCGCTGATGCTTGAGGGCATCAACGGCGTGCTCCACAGAAAGGCAGACGAGATTTACCTTGAGGTCAGGGTCAGCAACACCAGCGCGATCAAGATGTACGAGAGGCTGCGCTTTGAGACAAAATCGAGGCTGCGCTCGTACTACCGCGACGGAGAAGACGCGTACCTCATGGCGTTAGAGCTTGCCTAG